The genomic region CGGTTACCGCCATGTCCAGCTCGATTCCCTCGTCGCAGCAGAGGAATGATTCCCGCTGGGCAATGAACTGTTTCCCGAAAGTGATCTCTACGGCAAAAATCTTACCGGGAATCGTGCCTGCAAATGCAACGAACCCCGGTCCATCGGGCGAGACAAACCGGGTGAGAAAGAGGCTCTCACCGGTAACTGCCCGTTTCAGCCCGGAGATGATGCCTCCTTTGAGTTCGCTTCCCATGGTCATAGTTCCGCTCATGTTGACCATGGAGCCGGCTTCCGCATAGATTCCCACCCCGGCGGGCATCTCGATCTCAGCCATCTGGAGATTATTGCCAATGATCCTGTACTTCATGATTCCTCTGACAGGTGATTCGTCGGAAAAGGTTTAATGTTTTTGGAAATCCGCCCGGTCGTTTCCCGGCCGGCACAACCCGGGGTACCGGTCCGGATACCGGCGGGACGACAGAGACTACGGGTTTATTATCATACCCGCCGATCATAGTCTAATACATCCGTTCCGGTTCTGGTGCATATTCATGGGAAGCCTGTCTGAACTGTTCTGGGAGAAACCGGCCTTGAAGCTTGTCGGTCTTCTGGTCTTTCTCCTTGTTTTGGCATTATCCGTATTCATCTTCGTTGCTGTCTTCCAGGAGACCCAGCTGATCCTCCAGGAATCCACCGAACACGAAGCCCTCTCCTCGGTTACAACTGCTGCAGGGATGATCGACGGGGACCAGCTTGCAGTCCTCAGGCCGGGGGATGAACATACTGCTGTCTATCGCTCCATCTACAACCGGCTGAATTCCATCCGGGACACAAACCCGGACATCAAGTACGTGTACACCATGAACCGCGTCAATGACACCCTCGTCTTTGTCGTTGATGCGGATTACCAGAACCCTTCCGCGATCCTCCCGGGTGCATCCATCGGGCAGCCGTACGGGAATGTCACCCCGGCCATGCTCGAAGGGTTCTATGCCCCGGTCACCGGGTCGGGTTTCACCACCGATGAGTGGGGGACCGTCTTCTCTTCGTTTGCACCAGTACGCAATTCCCGGGGCGAAGTTGTCGGCATAGTCGGAGTTGACATCGATTCGGACATGCTCAACAACCGGATCTTAACGCTCAAAATCCTCTTCCTTCTCGCCCTTTTTGCAACCTTCATCCTTGCCGTATCGGTCGCGGGATTCACCGCCTCCATGCAGGAGCAGACTTACAAAGTCCTGCGGGAGAACGAGGAATACTTGAAAACGATCATGCACTCGCTCCAGGCCGGGGTGTTCATCATCGATGCGGAAACGCACGTGATTACGGATATCAACCCCAAGGCCCTGTCCCTGATCGGGGCCAGGAGGGAGGATGTTGTCGGGAAGATCTGCCATACCTTTGTCTGTCCTGCCGAATCCGGGAAATGTCCGATCACCGATCTTGAGCAGACGGTTGATAATGCAGAACGCATCCTCATCGATATCCATGGCCGGAGGATTCCCATCATCAAGAGCGTAAACACGATAACGCTCGGCAGCAGGAGACTGCTCATCGAATCCTTTGTCGATATCAGCGCCCGGAAGAAGATGGAGGAGCAGAACGCCCATCTCATAAAAGACCTGGAGACCGCCAACACGGAGCTCAAGGATTTTGCGTACATCGTCTCCCATGATCTCAAGGCTCCCCTCCGGGCCATCGGGTCCCTCTCCCAGTGGCTGTACACCGATTACAAGGACAAATTCGATGAGGATGGCAAAGCCCAGCTGGACCTGATCGTCAACCGGGTCAACCGGATGCAGAACCTGATCGAAGGGATCCTGGAATACTCCCGGGTGGGCCGGGTGCACGAGGAGAAAGCCAGCATCAGCCTCGATTCCGTGATCCATGAAGTGACCGACAGCCTCTCTATTCCCCCCACCATCACGCTGACGATCGATACCCCGCTTCCGGTCATCGTGTACGAGCCGACCCGGATCCACCAGGTCTTCTCGAACCTGATCGGAAACGCGGTCAAGTACATGGATAAGCCCCAGGGTGAGATTCACGTCGGCTGCATGGAAGAGGGAACGTTCTGGAAATTCTCTGTCCGGGACAATGGCCCGGGCATAGAAGCCCGGCATTACGAGAAGATCTTCCAGATCTTCCAGACCCTCCAGCCCCGGGATC from uncultured Methanoregula sp. harbors:
- a CDS encoding TIGR00266 family protein; this translates as MKYRIIGNNLQMAEIEMPAGVGIYAEAGSMVNMSGTMTMGSELKGGIISGLKRAVTGESLFLTRFVSPDGPGFVAFAGTIPGKIFAVEITFGKQFIAQRESFLCCDEGIELDMAVTANIPAGLFGGGGFVFEKMSGNGTLLLHCCGDIAERTLQPGETVKVQTGLVVGFDDTVSYDISLAGGVTTALFGGEGLFVTTLTGPGKVVLQSMNLAKIATALIPYLPKPEIKVKPV
- a CDS encoding ATP-binding protein is translated as MGSLSELFWEKPALKLVGLLVFLLVLALSVFIFVAVFQETQLILQESTEHEALSSVTTAAGMIDGDQLAVLRPGDEHTAVYRSIYNRLNSIRDTNPDIKYVYTMNRVNDTLVFVVDADYQNPSAILPGASIGQPYGNVTPAMLEGFYAPVTGSGFTTDEWGTVFSSFAPVRNSRGEVVGIVGVDIDSDMLNNRILTLKILFLLALFATFILAVSVAGFTASMQEQTYKVLRENEEYLKTIMHSLQAGVFIIDAETHVITDINPKALSLIGARREDVVGKICHTFVCPAESGKCPITDLEQTVDNAERILIDIHGRRIPIIKSVNTITLGSRRLLIESFVDISARKKMEEQNAHLIKDLETANTELKDFAYIVSHDLKAPLRAIGSLSQWLYTDYKDKFDEDGKAQLDLIVNRVNRMQNLIEGILEYSRVGRVHEEKASISLDSVIHEVTDSLSIPPTITLTIDTPLPVIVYEPTRIHQVFSNLIGNAVKYMDKPQGEIHVGCMEEGTFWKFSVRDNGPGIEARHYEKIFQIFQTLQPRDHIESTGIGLSIVKKIVETNGGKIWVESEVGKGSIFYFTVPISQLMDGESP